From Campylobacter showae:
AACGTCCATTACGAGCTCGCGCGGCACGTCTTTTCGTATCTCGTATGCGCCGATACCTCGCGGCAGGATAAATTTGATCGCGGAGTTTTCCGCCTTTTTATCAAGAAAAAACGCCTCGTAAAAGCTGCTTGCATTTGGCACCTTGTAGCTTATCGGCAGGCCGAATTTAACCAAAAGCTCCGCCACGCGCGCCTTTTGCCCCTCGCTCATAAGGCCTAGCTTCACCGCTAGTGCGTTAGCCATATTCATACCGATCGCTACCGCTTCGCCGTGTAGATATTTTTTATAGCTCGTTTCGTTTTCTATCACGTGAGCGAAGGTATGGCCGTAGTTTAGCACCGCGCGAACGCCTTTTTCGCGCTCGTCGGCCTCTACGGCGGCGGCCTTTATCTGCACGCAGCGGTAGATCAAATTTTGCAAATTCGCTTCATCCGTCAAATTTGCGTCCTCCATCCACGAAAATAGCTTTTCATCAAAGGTTATAGCCATCTTTACGGCCTCTGCAAGGCCTGCTGCAAATTCGCGCTTTTCAAGCGTCTTTAAAAATCCCGTTTCACAGTAAACGGCGCTTGGTTGATAAAACGAGCCGATTAGATTTTTGCCGAATTTGTTATTTACGCCCGTTTTTCCGCCCACGCTAGCATCCACTTGCGCTAGCAGAGTAGTCGGGATGTTTATAAATTTGATCCCGCGCTCAAAAATGCTCGCCGCAAAGCCCGCCATATCGCTCACCACTCCGCCGCCAAGCGCGATGATAACGCTGCTTCGGTCGAGGCGGCTAACGAAAAGCTGCTCTAAAATCGCCTCGATAGTTTGCATATTTTTATACTCTTCGCCGTCCGGGACGCTGATGATAAATTTTTGCGGACAGTCGATGCGCGAGAGTAAATTTTGCAGATAAAGCCCGCCTACTTTTGCGTTGGTTACGATAGCGACTTTAGCGTCAAATTTAAGCTTGTTTAGCTCGTTTATATAGACGCCGTAACCGGGCTTGCCGTCAAATTTTATATCTATTTTCATCTTATTCTCCGCTTTTATTTTATCCAAAATAGCCTAATTTATCGGTATAAAAATTTGATAATTATCGCTAAGGCGCGAGTACAAACGGTTCATGTCATTTGAAAACGCCGCAAACGCGTCTTTTTTACTGATCTTTTTCGTAAACGGCACGAACTGGAGCAAATTTCGCTCTTTTTTTAGCCTTAAAATCGGATTTGAGTTTTTATCCTCCACAACCTCGATCTTACGCCCGAAAATCTTAGCCAAGCTATCAAAATGCTCCTCCATCTCCTCGTCTGCGCCGTTTCGGCCGAAGTGATAAAGGGTGATAGGCATATCAAGCTGCGAGCAGCAGTCCATGATGACGGCCGATTGGCTCTCTATCTCATCGCCAAAACCGCTACTTAGCACCACACCCTTTTTGATCTCGTCGATGTCGCTTTTACCGATGGCGGCGACTGGTTTTTTTAGCTCGAAAAGCAGCCTTTTGTGCGCGGAGAAAAATTTATTGTCCGTCACCACTAGCCCGACGTCGTTTTTAAAAACATCGTCTTTTATCTGCCCTACTCCGCCTCCGAAATAATCAAACATCACTGTCGCCATCTCGTCGTTTACGGACTTTAGCCTTTCGTAGGCTAAATTTAGCGCAGGATTTACGACCTTGACGAAAAGGCGCCTGTTGTTTAGCTTTTCGTGCAGTTTTAGACTCTGCTCAAGCAGCCTTATGCACAGCTTTTCGCCCATCTTTTTCATGTCTAAAAACAGATAAATATTATGCCCAAACGGGTTTGGAAACTGCCCCGTTTCTTTTTTTACGCTTCTAAATACGCTTAAAAGCACGCTTGGTTCGCCCACTATTAGCAAAACGTCACCCGGCAGGATCATTAAATTTGGCTTTGCGATCATGAAATTTGAACCGCGATAAATCATCGCTATGCGCCATTTTTTCTGCGTTATCGAGCTGATATGACGGTACATAAAGGAGCTGCCTATGGGCACCTTTACTTCCATTATCTCGCCCTTGCCAAGGCCTAGGTTGTCGGCTACTACGGGAATATCCGGTAAAAAGTCCATGAGCCTAGCCGTTAGCACCGCTCGCGCGTCCAAGACCGTTAGGTGCGAGTCGTCCTCTAACCCGCCTAGCCCCCACAGATCCAGCATCAAAATTTCCGTTTTTTTGCTGATTTGACGCAGGTTGTTATAGACGCTGACCGTATCAAAGCCGTCTTTTAGCATTATCATAAACTGGCTGAAATAACCGCTGGCTACTTGCCTCAGTCTATCAAGGCTCGTGGGATCAAAGCGGTAAAAGGTAAAATTTTCTAAATTTACGTCCGAGTAATCCTCGTCTCCGCAAGCGATAACTACGTAGTTATGCGTGCTGCTTCTGCTTACGAATAGTCTTTCTAAGAAATGTTTCGCTACAATGCCGTCCGCAACTATCAAGATATTTTTCATTAAAACTCCAAATTTAAAGGGACTATTATATCAAAATGACTTTTAGTATAGATAAAACGGACGGTACGGCGCGCGCGGGCACGCTAATCACCGCTCACTCGACGATAAAAACGCCCGTGTTTATGCCAGTTGGTACCGTCGGCGCCGTAAAGAGCCTAGACGCGGTGGATATGATGCAGATTTTAGATGCCCAAATCATCCTAGGCAACACCTATCACCTCTACTTGCGTCCTAGCAGCAAGGTCGTAAAAGAGCTCGGCGGCCTACACGGCTTTACTAAATTTAACCGCTCGTTTTTAACCGATAGCGGCGGTTTTCAGGCCTTTTCGCTAAGCAAAATCTCAAAACCGGACGAAAACGGCATCAAATTTAAAAGCCACATCGACGGCAGCGCGCACTATTTTACGCCGCGCTCGGTGCTAGATACCCAGTACGACCTAAACTCCGACATCATGATGATCCTAGATGATCTAGTAGCACTTCCCGCCGAAAAAAAGCGCGTGGAGCTAAGCATAAAACGCACGATAAAATGGGCGCGAGAGGCGATAGATTATCATAAATTTAAGCAAAATAACGGCGAAGGGCTCTCGCAAAATATATTCGGCATAATCCAAGGCGGCACGGACGAGGCGGCGCGTAAATTTTGTGCCGAGGCTCTATGCGAGATGCCCTTTGACGGGCTTGCCATCGGGGGGCTTAGCGTAGGCGAAAGCAACCAAGAAATGTACGATACCGTGCAGGCCGTGATGCCCTACATCGACGCGGCGCGTCCGCGCTATCTCATGGGTGTAGGCACCCCCGAAGACCTCGTAGAAAACGTGGCTCGCGGCGTGGATATGTTTGACTGCGTGATGCCGACGCGCAATGCGCGCAACGGCACGCTATTTACGAGTTTTGGCAAGATAAATATCAAGTCCGCGAGATTTGCAACCGACCGCGCTCCGATAGATCCCCAGTGTGACTGCTACGCGTGCCAAAACTACTCGCGCGCATATCTTAGCCACCTATACCGCGCCGGCGAGCTGACGTTTTTCCGACTAGCGAGCTTGCATAACTTGCATTATTATCTAAATTTGATGCGGCAGATGAGAGAAGCGATAATGGCGGGCGAATTTGAAAAATTTAGGCGAAATTTTTATGCTAAACACGGCAAAGACGCGCCGAGCATATAAGGCAAAACCGTGAGCGAGCGCGATATCTCGGGGTACTTTTACGACGAGGAGTGCGAGTACGTCTATCTCGTCACGGACGGTAGCGAACAAAACTATAAATTTATCTTTAAAGATGACAAAATTTATGCACAGGACGGCAACCAGAGCGGCGCGGATGAGTTTATCCGCGTAGTAAAAAAGATAACGAGCGAGTTTCGCGCCAAGATCGCCGAGCACTCCGCCCAGCTTGAAAGCTACGAGAAAATCTACGCGGGCAAGAGGGATTTTACTAAATTTATCAAAAAGCACGCGGTCTTAAAATACGAAATACGCAAATTTCAAAACAAAATTTCGCACTTTTACGAGGCTCTGGCGATCTGTCAAAACGAAAGACCGGGGCTTAAAAAACAGCTCAAAAACTACGTCTACGAAGCCGGCGTGCTAAAAAATGCAGCCTGCGAAAACGCCGCTAGGATAGACGATATCTACGCGCATATACAGAGCCTAAAAAACGACAAAATCAACCGAAACATCTATATCCTGACGCTACTTTCGGCGCTATTTTTGCCGCTAAATTTTATCACGGGATTTTTCGGGATGAATACGAACGGGATGTTTTTAAACGGCTTTCAAAACGGCACGGCGATCGTCGCTGGATCTATGCTTGCACTTTTTGCGACGCTAGCGGGGCTATTTTATTTTCTAGGCAAACGGCGCGAGTAAATTTGCAAGGTCATTTGACGGCTAGCTAAATTTAACTAGCCGTCAAATTCGCCGCAAATTTAACGCACTCCAAGCCAAAACCGCAAATCAGGCGCAAGACATAATCAAATTTACTCCGCTTTTCCCGCCGCCGCTTTATAGATACCGATTTCGTCTTGCAAAATTTTATATTTTTGCGCAAGTAGGCTGGTCCAGCCTTCAAGCAGCGAATTTTGCGCCTCCAGATAGTTTTTTAGCTCGGTTTTGCCGTAGTCGTATTTGAGTTTATATATGTCGCTGATAGAGCTTAGATTTCGCAAATTTTCGTTTAAATTTCGCAAAACCGCTTCATCTTTTTGCAGGTTTTTATAGCCAGCGTCGATCTCGTTTAGCGCGGTAGTTAGCGTCTGCGCGTAGTTTAGCTTCATCGTCTCAAACTCTAGCTCGGAGATTTTTAGCTTTGATTTAAGCTTAGAGTAGTTTAAAAACGGCAAATTTATCGCGATATTTCCGCTTAAGAAATTTAGCTTAAGCCCCTCGCTCACGCTATCTCCGCTACCGCTAAGCCCTGCGCCTACCGTGATGCTTGGATAGAAGTTTTTTTCGCTAACCTTAACCCCTAAAAGCGCCTCTTTGATACGCGAAATCGCGGCTTGCAAATCAGGACGCGCACCGATAACGTAAATCGGCACGTTTAAATTTACGCCCTGCGGCTGGATATCGCTAAAATTTCCGCTCAAATTTAAATCAAACTCGGGCCTAACGTTTAGCAGATTTCTTAGCGTTTTTTCCGCCTCGTCAAGACTCTTGCTCGCGTTTAAAATTCTATTTTTAGCCGAGATTACCGAGCTTTTTATTTGCTTTAGGCTTAGCTCTTCTTCTTTGCCGAGCTCAAATTTAGCCTTTACGATAGCTTCTAGCTCTTCGTAGTTTTTTAGCGTCTTTTCGTATAGATTTATGCTCTCTTTTTGATATTTTGCTTCAAAATACGCGTCCGCGACGGAGTTAATGAGCGCGATTCTGGCGGCCTCTAGGTCGTATTTAGTCGCATTTGCCTCCCACATGGCGGAGTCTGCGGAGTTTGCGAGCTTGCGCCACAGATCGATCTCGTAGCTTAGCGAGATGCCGCTTTTATAGCTCTCGCTCCAGCTACCGCCCGTTTTTATATTTTTACCCGTTTCCGCGCCCAAATTTGCGTTAAAGCTAGGCACGAGATCAGCCTGCAAGACGCCTGCTTGAGCTAGGGCTTTATTTACCGCGATGGCTGATTTTGCCAGATCGATATTATTTTTTAGCGCAAGGCCGATTAGCTCGTTTAGGCGCGCTTCGCCGTAGCCCGTCCACCACTCGCGGTTTATTTTTATATCGGCGCTTGCGTCCTCTTTTAACAAAATTTGCTCGTAGTTTTCGTTTATCTGCGTTACAGCGCAGCCGCCGAGCAAAAAGGCGGCTAGGATTATGGAGATTTTTTTCATTTTATTCCCTTGTTAGAGCGTCGATCGGATTTAGTTTTGAGGCGCTGCGAGCCGGCATGTAGCCAAATATCACGCCTATCGCGCTAGAAACCACAAGCGCTACCACGATAGAAGTCTGCGAAAATATCATCTTGACGCCGGGCGCGAAATTTTCCGCTAGATAGCCGATGCCAAATGCTGTCCCGACGCCGATTAGTCCGCCGATGAGACACAGTAGCACCGCCTCGATCAAAAACTGCTCGAGGATATTTCCTTGACGCGCGCCGATCGCCATCCTGATGCCGATTTCCTTGGTGCGCTCGGTTACGGAGACTAGCATGATGTTCATCACGCCGATACCGCCCACTAGCAGCGAGATAAAAGCGATACAAGAGATCAGTAGCGTCATGGTTCTAGTAGTCTCCTCGATCGTTTTTTTGATCGTGTCGGAGTTTCTGGTGAAAAAGTCTTTTTTGCCGTG
This genomic window contains:
- the aroB gene encoding 3-dehydroquinate synthase, producing the protein MKIDIKFDGKPGYGVYINELNKLKFDAKVAIVTNAKVGGLYLQNLLSRIDCPQKFIISVPDGEEYKNMQTIEAILEQLFVSRLDRSSVIIALGGGVVSDMAGFAASIFERGIKFINIPTTLLAQVDASVGGKTGVNNKFGKNLIGSFYQPSAVYCETGFLKTLEKREFAAGLAEAVKMAITFDEKLFSWMEDANLTDEANLQNLIYRCVQIKAAAVEADEREKGVRAVLNYGHTFAHVIENETSYKKYLHGEAVAIGMNMANALAVKLGLMSEGQKARVAELLVKFGLPISYKVPNASSFYEAFFLDKKAENSAIKFILPRGIGAYEIRKDVPRELVMDVLREFE
- a CDS encoding TolC family protein; translated protein: MKKISIILAAFLLGGCAVTQINENYEQILLKEDASADIKINREWWTGYGEARLNELIGLALKNNIDLAKSAIAVNKALAQAGVLQADLVPSFNANLGAETGKNIKTGGSWSESYKSGISLSYEIDLWRKLANSADSAMWEANATKYDLEAARIALINSVADAYFEAKYQKESINLYEKTLKNYEELEAIVKAKFELGKEEELSLKQIKSSVISAKNRILNASKSLDEAEKTLRNLLNVRPEFDLNLSGNFSDIQPQGVNLNVPIYVIGARPDLQAAISRIKEALLGVKVSEKNFYPSITVGAGLSGSGDSVSEGLKLNFLSGNIAINLPFLNYSKLKSKLKISELEFETMKLNYAQTLTTALNEIDAGYKNLQKDEAVLRNLNENLRNLSSISDIYKLKYDYGKTELKNYLEAQNSLLEGWTSLLAQKYKILQDEIGIYKAAAGKAE
- a CDS encoding COG3400 family protein, which codes for MKNILIVADGIVAKHFLERLFVSRSSTHNYVVIACGDEDYSDVNLENFTFYRFDPTSLDRLRQVASGYFSQFMIMLKDGFDTVSVYNNLRQISKKTEILMLDLWGLGGLEDDSHLTVLDARAVLTARLMDFLPDIPVVADNLGLGKGEIMEVKVPIGSSFMYRHISSITQKKWRIAMIYRGSNFMIAKPNLMILPGDVLLIVGEPSVLLSVFRSVKKETGQFPNPFGHNIYLFLDMKKMGEKLCIRLLEQSLKLHEKLNNRRLFVKVVNPALNLAYERLKSVNDEMATVMFDYFGGGVGQIKDDVFKNDVGLVVTDNKFFSAHKRLLFELKKPVAAIGKSDIDEIKKGVVLSSGFGDEIESQSAVIMDCCSQLDMPITLYHFGRNGADEEMEEHFDSLAKIFGRKIEVVEDKNSNPILRLKKERNLLQFVPFTKKISKKDAFAAFSNDMNRLYSRLSDNYQIFIPIN
- the tgt gene encoding tRNA guanosine(34) transglycosylase Tgt; protein product: MTFSIDKTDGTARAGTLITAHSTIKTPVFMPVGTVGAVKSLDAVDMMQILDAQIILGNTYHLYLRPSSKVVKELGGLHGFTKFNRSFLTDSGGFQAFSLSKISKPDENGIKFKSHIDGSAHYFTPRSVLDTQYDLNSDIMMILDDLVALPAEKKRVELSIKRTIKWAREAIDYHKFKQNNGEGLSQNIFGIIQGGTDEAARKFCAEALCEMPFDGLAIGGLSVGESNQEMYDTVQAVMPYIDAARPRYLMGVGTPEDLVENVARGVDMFDCVMPTRNARNGTLFTSFGKINIKSARFATDRAPIDPQCDCYACQNYSRAYLSHLYRAGELTFFRLASLHNLHYYLNLMRQMREAIMAGEFEKFRRNFYAKHGKDAPSI
- a CDS encoding CorA family divalent cation transporter, with amino-acid sequence MSERDISGYFYDEECEYVYLVTDGSEQNYKFIFKDDKIYAQDGNQSGADEFIRVVKKITSEFRAKIAEHSAQLESYEKIYAGKRDFTKFIKKHAVLKYEIRKFQNKISHFYEALAICQNERPGLKKQLKNYVYEAGVLKNAACENAARIDDIYAHIQSLKNDKINRNIYILTLLSALFLPLNFITGFFGMNTNGMFLNGFQNGTAIVAGSMLALFATLAGLFYFLGKRRE